A genome region from Geobacter pickeringii includes the following:
- a CDS encoding AbrB/MazE/SpoVT family DNA-binding domain-containing protein, with amino-acid sequence MEAVKISPKFQVVIPREVRDTLHLVPGQKMQVVAYGNRIELIPEKEISEMRGFLKGIDTSVEREPDRL; translated from the coding sequence ATGGAGGCAGTGAAGATTTCTCCAAAGTTCCAAGTGGTTATCCCCCGCGAGGTCCGGGATACGCTGCATCTTGTTCCCGGTCAGAAGATGCAGGTCGTCGCCTACGGCAACCGGATTGAGCTGATTCCGGAGAAGGAGATATCCGAAATGCGGGGATTTCTGAAGGGGATCGATACCTCGGTCGAGCGGGAGCCGGATCGGCTATGA
- a CDS encoding type II toxin-antitoxin system VapC family toxin, with product MNIVDSSGWLEFFADGPNAGDFAVPLADKSALVVPSITIYEVFKVVCRQRGEDAALQAAALMQQGRVVELSPSLAMIAAKTSLELALPMADSIILATTRLHNGVLWTQDEHFSGLSGVQYYPKRQRE from the coding sequence ATGAACATCGTCGACTCATCGGGATGGCTCGAATTTTTTGCGGATGGACCCAATGCCGGCGACTTCGCGGTCCCTCTCGCGGACAAGTCAGCGCTCGTCGTCCCGTCCATAACCATTTATGAAGTGTTCAAGGTCGTCTGCCGCCAGCGGGGAGAGGATGCCGCACTGCAGGCGGCGGCCCTGATGCAGCAAGGGAGAGTCGTCGAGCTCTCGCCGTCGCTGGCCATGATTGCGGCAAAGACAAGCCTTGAGCTGGCGCTTCCCATGGCGGACAGCATCATTCTCGCGACAACGCGTCTCCACAATGGTGTCCTCTGGACCCAGGACGAGCATTTCAGCGGCCTTTCCGGCGTACAGTACTATCCGAAACGTCAACGGGAGTAA
- a CDS encoding serine/threonine protein kinase, protein MPHNSHPFSILTPPFIMDAVESQGFVCDCRTLALNSYENRVYQVGIEEGEPLITKFYRPGRWTDDQILEEHRFCVELAGHELPVVAPWRNAAGESLFRHGGFRFALYPRQGGHAPEFDNLDNLLILGRMLGRIHRIGGVRPFEHRPVLDSRSFGHESVALIRDRFIPAEYRESYVAVTDRLLEVIDESLAAAGPVRLIRTHGDCHSGNILWRDDAPHFVDFDDARLAPAVQDLWMMLSGDRPRRIAQLDALLEGYAEFNDFDPRELRLVEPLRALRVLHYSAWLAARWEDPAFPRAFPWFNTPRYWNEQIIELREQLAALAEPPLQLP, encoded by the coding sequence ATGCCCCATAATTCCCATCCTTTCAGCATTCTCACCCCTCCGTTCATCATGGATGCCGTGGAGAGCCAAGGGTTTGTCTGCGACTGCCGCACCCTGGCGCTGAACAGCTACGAGAACCGGGTCTACCAGGTGGGGATCGAGGAGGGGGAGCCGCTCATCACCAAGTTCTACCGCCCTGGCCGCTGGACGGACGACCAGATCCTGGAGGAGCACCGCTTCTGCGTTGAACTGGCCGGGCACGAACTGCCGGTGGTGGCCCCCTGGCGCAACGCCGCGGGGGAGAGCCTCTTTCGCCACGGCGGGTTCCGCTTCGCCCTCTACCCGCGACAGGGGGGGCACGCCCCGGAGTTCGACAATCTGGACAACCTCCTGATCCTCGGCCGGATGCTCGGCCGGATCCACCGCATCGGCGGGGTGCGGCCGTTCGAGCACCGGCCGGTCCTGGACAGCCGGAGCTTCGGCCACGAGAGCGTCGCCCTGATCCGTGACCGCTTCATCCCTGCCGAATACCGGGAGAGCTACGTGGCGGTGACCGACCGGCTGCTGGAGGTCATCGACGAGAGCCTGGCCGCGGCCGGGCCGGTCCGTCTGATCCGGACCCACGGAGACTGCCACAGCGGCAACATCCTCTGGCGCGACGACGCCCCCCACTTCGTCGACTTCGACGACGCGCGGCTGGCCCCGGCGGTACAGGACCTCTGGATGATGCTCTCCGGCGACCGTCCCCGGCGTATCGCCCAACTCGACGCGCTGCTGGAGGGGTACGCCGAGTTTAACGACTTCGACCCCCGGGAGCTTCGGCTGGTGGAGCCGCTGCGGGCCCTGCGGGTGCTTCACTACTCCGCCTGGCTCGCCGCCCGCTGGGAGGACCCGGCCTTCCCCCGGGCCTTCCCGTGGTTCAACACTCCCCGCTACTGGAACGAGCAGATCATCGAGCTGCGCGAGCAGCTGGCGGCTCTGGCGGAGCCCCCCCTCCAGCTTCCCTGA
- a CDS encoding bifunctional 5,10-methylenetetrahydrofolate dehydrogenase/5,10-methenyltetrahydrofolate cyclohydrolase, giving the protein MKLLDGKKCAESLVADISRKVGEYVASGLRKPHMTIILVGEHAPSESYVKSKIKSCGNAGFESTLLRFPESVTEAELLAKIAEVNADRTTDGLIVQLPLPKHINQQHVINAIDPEKDIDGFHPMNFGRMSLGQKAFRPATAYGICKLLQFYEIPVWGKHCVVIGRSNIVGKPISIMLSNDFEIGNATVTLTHIETPRELLLDETRRADIVIVAVGIPGFVTADMVKDGAVLIDVGINRLADGKIVGDADFENVKEKCSWITPVPGGVGRMTVAALMINTLMAYQNNFNLA; this is encoded by the coding sequence ATGAAACTGCTGGATGGCAAGAAATGCGCCGAGAGCCTGGTTGCCGACATCTCACGGAAGGTGGGGGAGTATGTGGCCTCCGGCCTGCGAAAACCCCATATGACCATCATTCTCGTGGGCGAGCATGCGCCGAGCGAGTCGTACGTCAAATCCAAGATCAAGTCGTGCGGTAACGCCGGCTTCGAGAGCACCCTGCTCCGCTTTCCGGAGAGCGTCACCGAGGCGGAGCTCCTGGCGAAGATTGCCGAGGTCAACGCCGACCGGACCACCGACGGCCTCATCGTGCAGCTTCCGCTGCCGAAGCACATCAACCAGCAGCATGTCATCAACGCCATTGATCCCGAGAAGGATATCGACGGCTTCCATCCCATGAACTTCGGCCGCATGTCCCTGGGGCAGAAGGCGTTTCGCCCCGCCACCGCCTACGGCATCTGCAAGCTCCTCCAGTTCTACGAAATTCCGGTCTGGGGGAAGCACTGCGTGGTCATCGGCCGTTCCAACATCGTCGGCAAGCCGATCTCCATCATGCTCTCCAACGACTTCGAGATCGGCAACGCCACCGTGACCCTGACCCACATCGAGACGCCGCGGGAGCTGCTGCTGGACGAGACGCGCCGCGCCGATATCGTCATCGTCGCCGTCGGCATCCCCGGTTTCGTCACCGCGGACATGGTGAAGGACGGGGCAGTCCTGATCGACGTGGGGATCAATCGCCTCGCCGACGGCAAAATCGTGGGGGATGCGGACTTCGAGAACGTGAAGGAGAAGTGCTCGTGGATCACGCCGGTTCCCGGCGGTGTCGGCCGGATGACGGTGGCCGCCCTGATGATCAATACCCTCATGGCGTACCAGAACAACTTCAACCTGGCCTGA
- a CDS encoding DNA cytosine methyltransferase: MAKVLRALELFCGIGGFAAAVSGANVRVVGSFDQDRGALDAYRLNFTDHGARAVDLERVGGWELTAGGIDFWWLSPPCQPYCERGTRRDLEDPRARSLLNLLELFSRIPDGRLPCHLAMENVAGFVGSEAHGRLTTLLASRGYHLRERLLCPTELGVPARRPRFYLAASRGPLAPEAPPEFRPRPPLAAYLGEECPDGLLLEATVLQRFGPALPIVDPADPAAVATCFTSGYGRSLTASGSYLRCSAGVRRFSPEEIARLLHFPSGFRFPPDLPLRKRWQLVGNSLSVAAVREVLRAFPALEGAQK; the protein is encoded by the coding sequence ATGGCGAAGGTGCTGCGGGCGCTGGAACTTTTCTGCGGCATCGGCGGCTTCGCCGCCGCGGTATCGGGGGCGAACGTGCGGGTCGTGGGGTCCTTCGACCAGGACCGGGGTGCCCTCGATGCCTACCGCCTCAATTTTACGGACCACGGGGCCCGGGCGGTGGACCTGGAGCGGGTTGGGGGGTGGGAGCTAACCGCCGGCGGCATCGACTTCTGGTGGCTTTCCCCTCCCTGCCAGCCGTACTGCGAGCGGGGGACCCGCCGTGATCTGGAGGACCCCCGCGCCCGCAGCCTCCTGAACCTCCTGGAGCTCTTCTCCCGCATTCCCGACGGGCGGTTGCCGTGCCATCTGGCCATGGAGAACGTGGCGGGTTTCGTCGGCTCCGAGGCCCACGGCCGGCTCACGACGCTCCTTGCCTCCCGGGGGTACCATCTCCGGGAGCGCCTTCTCTGCCCCACCGAACTGGGCGTTCCCGCGCGTCGGCCCCGCTTCTATCTGGCCGCCTCCCGGGGGCCGCTGGCGCCCGAGGCGCCGCCCGAGTTCCGGCCCCGGCCACCCCTGGCCGCATACCTCGGGGAGGAGTGCCCCGACGGGCTTCTCCTGGAAGCCACGGTGCTCCAGCGTTTCGGTCCAGCGCTCCCCATCGTCGATCCCGCCGATCCGGCCGCCGTCGCCACCTGCTTCACCTCGGGCTACGGCCGTTCCCTCACCGCCTCCGGCTCGTACCTTCGCTGCTCCGCAGGGGTGCGCCGCTTCTCGCCGGAGGAGATCGCCCGGCTGCTCCACTTCCCTTCCGGGTTCCGCTTCCCGCCGGACCTCCCGCTGCGCAAGCGGTGGCAGCTCGTGGGGAACAGCCTCTCGGTGGCCGCGGTGCGGGAGGTGCTCCGGGCGTTTCCGGCGCTGGAGGGGGCGCAAAAATGA
- a CDS encoding DUF3820 family protein: MTAVEALFDPRDLLELAAARMPFGKYRGWLLIDLPEPYVVWFARQGFPEGKLGRMLQALYEIKANGLEALFDPLREPFRPHEKRR, from the coding sequence ATGACAGCGGTGGAAGCCCTCTTCGATCCCCGCGACCTTCTGGAGCTGGCCGCCGCCCGGATGCCCTTCGGCAAATACCGGGGATGGCTCCTGATCGACCTCCCCGAACCGTACGTGGTCTGGTTCGCCCGGCAGGGCTTCCCCGAGGGGAAGCTCGGCCGGATGCTCCAGGCGCTCTACGAGATCAAGGCCAACGGGCTGGAGGCTCTCTTCGACCCCCTCCGTGAGCCGTTCCGTCCCCACGAAAAAAGGCGGTGA
- a CDS encoding tRNA-dihydrouridine synthase family protein, which yields MMHHHDDPPWTGTGRPLPWPSGHTPLMLAPMQGLTNRALRSLFIDWVRPDVVFTEFMRVNPVAATRRLSAGDLREMAPDEGGVPLVVQLIGHGRDALVSAARAAEEAGAVHLNLNMGCPYGRMTSGLTGGGMLKRPEDLEEIIPALRRAIAGTFSVKLRAGYDDLRQVFDLLPLFEAAEVDFLVLHPRTVVQEYDGRADHGITAEVVRSTRLPVIANGDIRTAADGLRLLTESGAAGLMLGRGAIADPLLFQRLRGQAAADPDELQRGMELRHYLHDLRERYSTLFCGETQVLSKLKGALAPMDDPAFETTRTQLRKAKTIRAFTAVLDGLG from the coding sequence ATGATGCACCACCACGACGACCCCCCTTGGACCGGCACCGGCCGGCCCCTCCCCTGGCCCTCCGGCCACACCCCCCTGATGCTGGCACCGATGCAGGGGCTGACCAACCGCGCCCTCCGCTCCCTCTTCATCGACTGGGTCCGTCCCGACGTCGTCTTCACCGAGTTCATGCGGGTCAATCCCGTGGCCGCCACGCGGCGGCTCTCGGCGGGCGACCTGCGGGAAATGGCCCCCGACGAAGGGGGGGTCCCCCTGGTGGTGCAGCTGATCGGCCACGGCCGGGATGCCCTGGTATCGGCCGCCCGGGCCGCCGAAGAGGCGGGGGCCGTCCACCTCAATCTCAACATGGGATGCCCCTACGGGCGGATGACCAGCGGCCTGACGGGGGGAGGGATGCTCAAGCGCCCGGAAGATCTGGAAGAGATCATCCCCGCCCTGCGCCGGGCCATCGCGGGGACCTTCTCCGTGAAGCTGCGGGCCGGCTACGACGACCTCCGGCAGGTCTTCGACCTCCTCCCCCTCTTCGAGGCGGCAGAGGTCGATTTCCTCGTGCTCCATCCCCGCACGGTGGTCCAGGAGTACGACGGCCGGGCCGACCACGGCATCACCGCCGAGGTGGTGCGTAGCACCCGGCTGCCGGTCATCGCCAACGGCGACATCCGCACCGCCGCCGACGGCCTGCGCCTCCTCACGGAGAGCGGCGCCGCCGGCCTGATGCTGGGGCGGGGAGCCATCGCCGACCCGCTCCTCTTCCAGCGGCTGCGTGGCCAGGCCGCCGCCGACCCGGACGAGCTGCAGCGAGGGATGGAGCTGCGACACTACCTCCACGACCTGCGGGAGCGGTACTCGACCCTCTTCTGCGGCGAGACCCAGGTGCTGAGCAAGCTCAAGGGGGCCCTCGCCCCCATGGACGACCCCGCCTTCGAAACGACCCGAACGCAGCTGCGGAAGGCAAAAACCATCCGGGCCTTCACCGCCGTCCTCGACGGCCTCGGATGA
- a CDS encoding FKBP-type peptidyl-prolyl cis-trans isomerase, protein MAGAKKGDKVTIDFTGTLEDGTVFDSTLEHDECETDDCCEDDECGCGETGPMELVIGEGEFFEQIEEALVGMAPGDKKTITIPAVDAFGDYDEEKVFSVAREQVPEDIEPHVGQELELTGEDDETMVVTVVAVNDEFITLDANHPLAGEDVTYEFQLVEIL, encoded by the coding sequence ATGGCTGGAGCAAAGAAGGGCGACAAGGTAACGATCGATTTCACCGGCACACTCGAAGATGGCACCGTTTTCGATTCCACCCTGGAGCACGACGAGTGCGAGACCGATGATTGCTGTGAAGACGATGAGTGCGGCTGCGGAGAGACCGGCCCGATGGAACTCGTCATCGGCGAGGGGGAGTTTTTCGAGCAGATCGAGGAGGCCCTCGTCGGCATGGCCCCCGGCGACAAGAAAACCATCACCATTCCGGCCGTGGACGCCTTCGGCGACTATGACGAGGAGAAAGTCTTCTCCGTCGCCCGGGAGCAGGTGCCTGAGGATATCGAGCCCCACGTCGGCCAGGAGCTGGAACTGACCGGCGAGGACGACGAGACCATGGTGGTGACCGTGGTGGCGGTGAACGACGAATTCATCACCCTCGACGCCAACCACCCCCTGGCGGGCGAGGACGTCACCTACGAATTCCAGCTGGTGGAGATCCTCTAG
- a CDS encoding type IV pilus twitching motility protein PilT, with translation MDMNLLNQILGIAFEKRVSDLHFEVDNPPFFRARGQLLRSKLPRLTPQDTEFIAKTVLEQNRRSLPESLRELDASYALPNGGRFRVSIFRQRSAIGIVMRVIPPHVGTFGELNLPPVLGEIAKAPNGLILVTGPTGNGKSTTLASIIRHLNETCSFNIITIEDPVEFLFTSDKSCIIQREVGIDTENFSAALRAALRMDPDVIMVGEMRDLETIDSCIKAAETGHLVFSTLHTQSATSTINRLIGHFPPDAQEVIRQRLADILVATVSLRLIKDKSGENIIPVVEIMRATTTIQACIREGRLDEIEKHIENGRSLYQMQTLDQHLLELCEKDAITFDQAKQITRSMDLERKLAFTE, from the coding sequence ATGGATATGAACCTTCTCAACCAGATTCTCGGCATTGCCTTCGAAAAGCGGGTCTCCGACCTCCATTTCGAGGTGGACAATCCCCCCTTCTTCCGGGCGCGGGGACAGCTGCTCCGCTCCAAGCTCCCGCGGCTGACGCCGCAGGACACGGAGTTCATTGCCAAGACCGTCCTGGAGCAGAACCGGCGCTCGCTCCCCGAAAGCCTGCGGGAACTGGACGCCTCCTATGCCCTCCCCAACGGGGGGCGGTTCCGGGTCAGCATCTTCCGGCAGCGGAGCGCCATCGGCATCGTGATGCGGGTGATCCCCCCCCACGTCGGCACCTTCGGCGAGCTGAACCTGCCGCCGGTGCTGGGCGAGATCGCCAAGGCCCCCAACGGGCTGATCCTCGTCACCGGCCCCACCGGCAACGGCAAGTCCACGACCCTCGCCTCCATCATCCGGCACCTGAACGAGACCTGCTCGTTCAACATCATCACCATCGAGGACCCGGTGGAGTTCCTCTTCACCTCCGACAAGAGCTGCATCATCCAGCGGGAGGTGGGGATCGACACCGAGAACTTCAGCGCGGCGCTCCGGGCGGCGCTCCGGATGGACCCGGACGTGATCATGGTCGGCGAGATGCGGGACCTGGAAACCATCGACTCCTGCATCAAGGCGGCGGAGACCGGGCACCTGGTCTTCTCGACCCTCCATACCCAGAGCGCCACCTCCACCATCAACCGGCTCATCGGCCACTTCCCCCCCGATGCCCAGGAGGTGATCCGCCAGCGGCTCGCCGACATCCTCGTCGCCACGGTCTCGCTGCGGCTCATCAAGGACAAGAGCGGGGAGAACATCATCCCGGTCGTCGAGATCATGCGCGCCACCACCACCATCCAGGCCTGCATCCGGGAGGGGCGCCTCGACGAGATCGAGAAGCATATCGAGAACGGCCGCTCCCTCTACCAGATGCAGACCCTGGACCAGCACCTGCTGGAGCTCTGCGAGAAGGACGCCATCACCTTCGATCAGGCAAAGCAGATCACCCGCTCCATGGACCTGGAGCGCAAGCTCGCCTTTACCGAGTAA
- a CDS encoding DUF4388 domain-containing protein, translating into MSFTGELEHLSIVDVIQLLHATRKSGTLTVKSRKGESQLVFNDGYIISANHFDNSIRVGKILVEAKVIPPETLEQALRDQQEAGENRRPLVATLIEQGHVRKEDAYRGLETLIELTIVEILTWKRGSFTLDVDTFTVSDEYRYFPEKLNQEITLHTENVLMDALRIYDEKKRDGLLVDEELTDELLSPTEDGGEGILLSAEDLGLGNLDALERSIPGVFAGLDDRGPAAAHRRKIEELARALSPKEQEELLAFLDGYAARSRPAEKPALPGATLTVILFSADEFISYCLTTVCRHEGIFVFATNEEQDLDPIIQQFLAKGSVPLLVFDVPAPSDRRFSPAMLGRLRRQKRARFPHVGIIQLAPPADYPFMLQSLEDGIRAVIPRPTGEERRDAFVGDAIQFLHAFPAYLRGYGQELGGLPTARLKTGLAALRQLREPQEVAFSLLHSTAGLLARALTLIVRDGELIAERGIGIRGGDAEEASPPLRFRIPLTRPSLFTDVIEKGSAFFGETADEELKEQLFRAIGAPLHPTVLLLPLRCFGRTISLTYGDFGAGEPSPVPADLLEILAGQGGLVVENVLYRRKRTPPPA; encoded by the coding sequence ATGTCTTTCACCGGCGAACTGGAACACCTGTCGATCGTCGACGTCATACAACTGCTCCACGCCACGAGGAAGTCGGGAACCCTCACCGTCAAGAGCCGCAAGGGGGAGAGCCAGCTCGTCTTCAATGACGGCTACATCATCAGCGCCAACCACTTCGACAACAGCATCCGGGTCGGCAAGATTCTCGTGGAGGCCAAAGTCATCCCGCCGGAGACACTGGAGCAGGCGCTACGGGATCAGCAGGAGGCGGGCGAAAACCGCCGCCCCCTGGTCGCCACCCTCATCGAGCAGGGCCATGTCCGCAAAGAGGACGCCTACCGGGGGCTGGAAACCCTCATTGAGCTGACCATCGTCGAGATCCTCACCTGGAAGCGGGGCTCCTTCACCCTTGACGTCGATACCTTCACGGTTTCCGACGAGTACCGCTACTTCCCCGAAAAGCTCAACCAGGAGATTACCCTCCACACCGAGAACGTCCTGATGGACGCCCTCCGGATCTACGACGAGAAGAAGCGCGACGGACTCCTGGTGGATGAGGAGCTGACCGACGAGCTCCTTTCCCCCACGGAGGACGGGGGCGAGGGAATACTCCTCTCCGCCGAAGATCTGGGGCTCGGCAACCTCGACGCGCTGGAACGATCGATTCCCGGGGTCTTCGCCGGCCTCGACGACCGGGGCCCCGCCGCCGCCCATCGCCGCAAGATCGAAGAGTTGGCGAGGGCGCTCTCGCCGAAGGAGCAGGAGGAACTCCTGGCGTTCCTTGACGGCTACGCGGCCCGCTCCCGGCCGGCCGAGAAACCGGCGCTTCCCGGCGCAACCCTCACGGTCATCCTCTTCAGCGCCGACGAGTTCATCTCCTACTGCCTCACCACCGTCTGCCGGCACGAAGGGATCTTCGTCTTCGCCACCAACGAGGAGCAGGACCTGGACCCCATCATCCAGCAGTTCCTCGCCAAGGGGAGCGTCCCGCTCCTTGTCTTCGACGTGCCGGCGCCGTCCGACAGACGCTTCTCCCCGGCGATGCTGGGCCGGCTCCGGCGCCAGAAGCGCGCCCGCTTCCCCCACGTCGGCATCATCCAGCTCGCCCCACCGGCCGACTACCCCTTCATGCTCCAGTCGCTGGAGGACGGCATCAGGGCGGTCATCCCCCGCCCCACCGGCGAGGAACGGCGCGACGCCTTCGTCGGCGATGCCATCCAGTTTCTCCATGCCTTCCCGGCGTACCTCAGGGGATACGGCCAGGAGCTTGGCGGGCTCCCCACCGCCCGGCTCAAGACGGGGCTTGCTGCCCTGCGCCAGCTGCGGGAACCCCAGGAGGTGGCCTTTTCCCTCCTCCACTCCACTGCCGGACTCCTGGCGCGGGCGCTCACCCTCATCGTCCGCGACGGGGAACTGATCGCCGAGCGGGGGATCGGCATCAGGGGAGGCGACGCGGAGGAGGCGTCGCCGCCGCTCCGCTTCAGGATCCCCCTGACCCGGCCATCGCTTTTTACCGACGTCATCGAAAAAGGGAGTGCATTTTTCGGCGAAACTGCCGATGAGGAACTGAAGGAACAGCTGTTCCGCGCCATTGGCGCCCCCCTTCACCCCACGGTCCTGCTCCTCCCCCTCCGCTGCTTCGGCAGAACCATCTCCCTCACCTACGGCGATTTCGGCGCAGGTGAGCCATCCCCCGTGCCGGCCGACCTGCTGGAGATCCTGGCTGGCCAGGGGGGGCTTGTGGTGGAAAACGTGCTCTACCGCCGGAAACGGACTCCGCCTCCGGCGTGA
- a CDS encoding YceH family protein, which yields MKMNLTEFEVRVLGCLVEKELATPEYYPLTLNALTAACNQKSNRDPVLAMEETDVVRALDSLRGRGFARQSAEGVRAMKYCHCLTEKLLLEPADLAVLAELLLRGAQTVGELRGRAERMRPFADLAAVEQVLHDLMDRDVPLVTRLPRQSGRKENRFAHLFSGEPPAAAEEEAPPEGARRQVMAENERLDRLEAEVASLREEVAALRQTVAEFRAQFE from the coding sequence ATGAAGATGAACCTGACTGAGTTCGAGGTCCGCGTCCTCGGTTGCCTCGTCGAAAAAGAGCTGGCGACCCCCGAATACTACCCCCTGACCCTGAACGCCCTCACCGCCGCGTGCAACCAGAAGTCGAACCGCGACCCGGTGCTGGCCATGGAGGAGACGGACGTGGTCCGCGCCCTCGACTCGCTCCGCGGCCGGGGATTCGCCCGCCAGTCGGCCGAGGGGGTGCGGGCGATGAAGTACTGCCACTGCCTCACCGAAAAGCTTCTCCTGGAGCCCGCCGATCTGGCCGTCCTGGCGGAGCTCCTGCTGCGCGGGGCGCAGACCGTGGGGGAGCTGCGGGGGAGGGCGGAGCGGATGCGCCCCTTCGCCGACCTGGCCGCGGTGGAACAGGTGCTCCACGACCTCATGGACCGCGACGTGCCGCTGGTAACCCGGCTTCCCCGGCAGTCGGGGCGCAAGGAGAACCGCTTCGCCCATCTCTTCTCCGGTGAGCCTCCCGCGGCCGCCGAGGAGGAGGCGCCGCCGGAGGGAGCCCGGCGCCAGGTGATGGCCGAGAACGAGCGGCTCGACCGGCTTGAAGCGGAGGTGGCTTCCCTGCGGGAGGAGGTGGCCGCTCTGAGGCAGACGGTGGCCGAATTCCGCGCCCAGTTCGAGTGA
- a CDS encoding vWA domain-containing protein: MPIPVLENAIVRMLKRQPFYGQFLLGLRRIEAGEDHPLGVTVRAGVPTLSVNAPCFAAFPPAVQEGLLEHCIKHLIHLHMLRRAGRTSYDWDLACDLAINPTLSSLPADAALPAAFGLAEGLAAEEYYALLANSFDLGSMAGHGSGDAARDRGGGSGAGDDAPLPGTVDDHAVWEDANSTPLRLAEEVVRGMVRDAWRQADGEVPADIRAVVAGMLAPSPIPWRQVLRQFVAAAGRTGRRTTWLKEHRRFAHGTPGIRKRRRLNLLVGIDVSDSTNIEALREAFATELVRISRGREALITVLYANSRIQRVESFRGSAAVAEVYQGGGFTDLRPVFAHARTMHPLPAAVIYLTDGVGPVPEKMEFPTLWVLTREGEKPAPWGVEMRLEV, encoded by the coding sequence GTGCCAATCCCCGTCCTCGAAAACGCCATCGTCCGCATGCTGAAGCGCCAGCCGTTCTACGGCCAGTTCCTCCTGGGACTGCGCCGGATCGAGGCTGGGGAGGACCATCCCCTCGGGGTGACGGTGCGCGCCGGGGTCCCGACCCTCTCAGTGAACGCTCCCTGCTTCGCCGCATTCCCACCGGCGGTGCAGGAGGGGCTCCTGGAGCACTGCATCAAGCACCTGATCCACCTCCACATGCTCCGCCGCGCGGGGCGCACCTCCTACGACTGGGATCTGGCCTGCGATCTGGCCATCAACCCGACGCTCTCCTCCCTCCCCGCCGACGCGGCGCTGCCGGCAGCCTTTGGCTTGGCGGAGGGGCTCGCCGCCGAGGAGTACTATGCCCTCCTCGCCAATTCGTTCGACCTGGGGAGCATGGCGGGGCACGGCAGCGGCGATGCCGCCCGGGACCGGGGCGGGGGGAGCGGGGCGGGCGACGACGCCCCCCTCCCCGGGACGGTGGACGACCATGCCGTCTGGGAGGATGCCAATTCGACGCCGCTGCGGCTTGCCGAGGAGGTGGTGCGCGGGATGGTGCGCGATGCCTGGCGTCAGGCCGATGGCGAGGTGCCGGCCGACATCCGCGCCGTGGTGGCGGGGATGCTGGCTCCGTCGCCGATCCCGTGGCGCCAGGTGCTCCGCCAGTTCGTGGCCGCCGCGGGGCGGACCGGCCGCCGGACCACCTGGCTGAAGGAGCACCGCCGCTTTGCCCACGGGACCCCCGGGATCCGCAAGCGCCGTCGCCTGAACCTCCTCGTCGGGATCGACGTAAGCGACTCCACCAACATCGAAGCGCTGCGGGAAGCATTTGCCACCGAACTGGTCCGGATCTCCCGGGGACGGGAGGCGCTGATCACGGTCCTCTACGCCAACAGCCGGATCCAGCGGGTCGAGAGCTTCCGGGGGAGCGCGGCGGTGGCCGAGGTCTACCAGGGGGGCGGCTTCACCGACCTGAGGCCGGTGTTCGCCCATGCCCGGACCATGCATCCGCTGCCGGCGGCGGTGATCTACCTCACCGACGGCGTCGGGCCGGTGCCGGAGAAGATGGAATTCCCCACCCTCTGGGTGCTGACGAGAGAGGGCGAGAAGCCGGCACCGTGGGGGGTGGAGATGAGACTGGAGGTGTGA